From Pelmatolapia mariae isolate MD_Pm_ZW linkage group LG22, Pm_UMD_F_2, whole genome shotgun sequence, a single genomic window includes:
- the LOC134619744 gene encoding cell division control protein 42 homolog, whose translation MSTIKCVMLGDLEVGKTCLFMSYTVNKFPSEYVPTVMNTYSMTVMIREEDYTLKVCDTSGHDDYDRLRPLSYPDTDIFLVCFSVVSPSTVYSIREKWVPEILFHCPRVPFLLVGTQVDLRDDSVTLETLAKNKQQPVTFESGEKLAHELKAIKYMECSALTQKGVQNVFEEAIRVVLEPLHNKSSRCVLL comes from the exons atGTCCACTATAAAGTGCGTGATGTTGGGTGACCTTGAAGTGGGAAAAACCTGCCTGTTCATGTCCTACACGGTCAACAAGTTCCCCTCTGAATACGTGCCCACG GTGATGAACACTTACTCCATGACGGTGATGATCAGAGAGGAGGATTACACTCTGAAAGTGTGCGACACTTCGG GCCATGATGATTATGACAGACTGCGACCCCTCAGCTACCCCGACACTGACATCTTCCTCGTCTGTTTCTCTGTCGTATCGCCCTCAACAGTTTATAGCATCAGAGAGAAG TGGGTACCAGAGATTTTATTCCACTGTCCACGGGTGCCTTTCCTGCTGGTGGGGACTCAGGTGGATCTGAGAGACGACAGTGTCACCCTGGAGACGCTGGCCAAGAACAAACAGCAACCGGTGACCTTTGAGAGCGGAGAGAAGCTGGCTCATGAGCTGAAGGCCATTAAATACATGGAGTGTTCAGCTCTGACACAG AAAGGAGTTCAGAATGTGTTTGAAGAGGCCATCCGGGTGGTGCTGGAGCCTCTACACAACAAATCCAGTCGCTGTGTCCTTTTATAG
- the LOC134619808 gene encoding cell division control protein 42 homolog, with the protein MQTIKCVVVGDGAVGKTCLLISYTTNKFPSEYVPTVFDNYAVTVMIGGEPYTLGLFDTAGQEDYDRLRPLSYPQTDVFLVCFSVVSPSSFENVREKWVPEISHHCPRTPFLLVGTQVDLRDDSNTLEKLAKNKQRALSCESGEKLARELKAVKYVECSALTQRGLKNVFDEAILAALEPPDTKPKKRCVLL; encoded by the exons ATGCAAACTATAAAGTGTGTGGTGGTGGGTGACGGTGCAGTGGGAAAGACATGCCTGCTCATCTCATACACGACGAACAAGTTTCCCTCTGAATACGTTCCTACG GTGTTCGACAACTATGCCGTGACGGTGATGATCGGTGGAGAACCGTACACTCTGGGACTGTTTGACACTGCAG GTCAGGAGGATTACGACAGACTGCGACCCCTCAGCTACCCTCAGACTGACGTCTTCCTCGTTTGTTTCTCTGTTGTATCGCCTTCATCCTTCGAGAACGTCAGAGAGAAG TGGGTGCCAGAGATTTCACACCACTGCCCGCGGACGCCCTTCCTGCTGGTGGGGACTCAGGTGGATCTCAGAGACGACAGCAACACCCTGGAGAAGCTGGCCAAGAACAAACAGCGAGCCCTGAGCTGTGAGAGCGGAGAGAAACTGGCTCGTGAGCTGAAGGCCGTCAAATACGTGGAGTGTTCGGCTCTGACGCAG agggGACTGAAGAACGTGTTTGACGAGGCCATCCTGGCAGCTCTGGAGCCTCCGGACACCAAACCCAAAAAGCGCTGCGTTCTGTTGTAG